Proteins from a single region of Haemorhous mexicanus isolate bHaeMex1 chromosome 4, bHaeMex1.pri, whole genome shotgun sequence:
- the TRMT44 gene encoding probable tRNA (uracil-O(2)-)-methyltransferase: MGPVGTAAVRDPGGTALPHGFWAAVRVWLEKPQVANRRLSGAAVQAEGTVPLGEGGEISPSIVTAGTGGDDGGQEGRAAGAAELGRLWREVRGQLALPPPLTAWGGPGELRAVLRTLLPRGRPAAPPARELAVQDVYNGTVTFLPLEENSEGKYLVKKCNIYQIQLKHIKDEEWSVSVVAPFPEDWFSDGIVYPKLAWLGNELLSKLAKWSVEQKPSEFKSTLSLISVAKYSKVYQDLKEKYKEMVKVWPEVTDPEKFVYEDVAIATYLLILWEEERKEKGLTKKQSFVDLGCGNGLLVHILNNEGHPGRGIDVRRRKIWDMYGPETHLEEATIIPGDSHLFPDTDWLIGNHSDELTPWIPVIAARSSYSCCYFVLPCCFFDFHGKYSRRQSKKTQYREYLDFVAQVGFVCGFHVEEDCLRIPSTKRVSFIGKSRTYPAAERALIDKQITEFINSRRTCAVATCDRRVGFNHEDPCGGLCKEAGSEPPEDETETAGTIWMPGFQPREKVEQVRNCASLPRDFVDEVVLSVANLLLNAAPEKSCSDKQGGNMNTWYQGESLSLREVAEHLDKEILKKLKSEYGGLQTLLKNNHQVFEVLDGRVHIRDWRKKKPPSKTKPEVKRRLSAEAFKTRLCWFFIHHPDGCSLPSEACPYAHGTEELRQSQMIKKKKHIQ; encoded by the exons ATGGGGCCGGTGGGGACGGCGGCCGTGCGGGACCCCGGCGGCACCGCGCTGCCCCACGGCTTCTGGGCGGCCGTGCGCGTGTGGCTGGAGAAGCCGCAGGTGGCCAACAGGCGACTGAGCGGCGCCGCCGTCCAGGCGGAGGGGACGGTGCCGCTCGGCGAGGGCGGGGAGATATCGCCGTCCATCGTCACCGCGGGGACAGGCGGGGACGACGGCGGGCAGGAGGGGCGAGCGGCGGGGGCCGCGGAGCTGGGCCGGCTCTGGAGGGAGGTGCGGGGCCAGCTGGCTCTGCCGCCGCCCCTCACGGCCTGGGGCGGGCCCGGCGAGCTCCGCGCCGTGCTGAGGACGCTGctgccccggggccgccccgccgcgcccccggcccgggAGCTGGCGGTGCAAG aTGTTTACAATGGAACTGTGACCTTTCTGCCTTTGGAGGAAAACAGTGAAGGGAAATACCTGGTTAAAAAGTGCAATATTTATCAAATTCAACTTAAACACATAAAAGATGAGGAATG GTCTGTATCTGTTGTAGCTCCATTTCCAGAAGATTGGTTTTCAGATGGAATTGTGTACCCCAAACTAGCATGGCTTGGAAATGAACTTTTGTCCAAACTGGCTAAATGGTCTGTGGAGCAAAAGCCCAGTGAGTTTAAAAGTACACTCTCACTCATTTCAGTAGCAAAATACAGCAAGGTTTATCAGGACCTCAAAGAAAAGTACAAAGAGATGGTAAAG gtgTGGCCTGAAGTGACAGATCCTGAGAAATTTGTTTATGAAGATGTTGCTATTGCCACTTACTTGCTG ATTCTttgggaagaagagagaaaagaaaaagggttGACCAAGAAACAGTCATTTGTAGATCTTGGATGTGGAAATGGTTTGCTGGTTCATATTCTAAACAATGAAGGG CATCCAGGACGAGGAATTGAtgtgaggagaagaaaaatatgggaCATGTATGGACCAGAGACACACTTAGAG GAAGCTACGATCATTCCAGGTGACAGTCATCTCTTTCCAGACACTGACTGGCTCATAGGAAACCATTCAGATGAATTAACGCCGTGGATACCTGTAATTGCAGCTAG GTCTTCCTATTCATGTTGTTACTTCGTGCTGCCGTGCTGCTTCTTtgatttccatggaaaataCAGCCGAAGACAAAGCAAGAAAACTCAGTACAGAGAATATCTTGATTTTGTTGCCCAAGTGGGATTTGTATGTGGCTTTCATGTGGAAGAAGATTGCCTTAGAATTCCATCAACAAAAAGG GTCAGCTTTATTGGGAAAAGCAGGACCTATCCAGCTGCAGAACGTGCTCTGATTGACAAGCAGATAACAGAGTTTATTAACAGTCGTCGGACCTGTGCTGTGGCCACGTGTGATAGAAGGGTTGGATTTAACCATGAAGATCCCTGTGGTGGTCTGTGCAAAGAAGCAGGCTCAGAACCTCCTGAAGATGAGACTGAGACAGCTGGTACAATTTGGATGCCTGGATTTCAACCCAGAGAAAAAGTAGAACAAGTCAGAAATTGTGCTTCCCTCCCTCGGGACTTTGTAGATGAAGTGGTTCTCAGTGTGGCAAACTTGCTGTTAAATGCAGCCCCTGAAAAATCATGTTCTGATAAACAGGGTGGAAATATGAATACCTGGTATCAAGGAG aaaGCCTTTCCTTGAGAGAAGTAGCGGAACACTTGgataaagagattttaaaaaagctgaaaagtgAATATGGAGGCCTGCAGACGCTACTCAAGAACAATCATCAAGTATTTGAAG TTCTGGATGGGAGAGTTCATATTCGTgactggagaaaaaagaaaccaccaAGTAAAACTAAACCTGAAGTGAAACGCCGCCTTTCAGCTGAAGCATTCAAAACACGCCTCTGTTGGTTTTTCATTCATCATCCTGATGGTTGTTCTTTACCTTCTGAAGCTTGCCCATATGCCCATGGGACTGAGGAGCTAAGGCAGTCTCagatgattaaaaagaaaaaacatataCAATAA